GCCGGCCGGTCATAGTCAACCTGGAAAAGGCCGATCCGGAAATGGGGCGGCGGGTGATTGACTTTTTGAGCGGGGCCATTTATGCTTTAAACGGTAGCCTGCAAAAAGTGGGCAGCGGCATTTTCCTCTGTGTGCCCAGCAATATGGATATCACCAGCGAGATCCGGGACCAGGTTAAAGAAAAGACCGGTCTGCCCTGGCTGGGACGGTGAGACATTTGACAGGAGAGTATAAGATAGGCTTTCTGGGCGGCGGGGCCATGGCCGGGGCCATGCTGGCCGGCCTGTTGCAAAACGGCTTTGCGCCGGAAAGGCTGTACGTCACCGATATAGATGAAAACCGCCGCCGCTGGCTGGCGGAGCAATTTGCCGTGCATGTGTTGCCCGACAATGCTTCACTGGCCGCAGCAGTGGATATAATGATCGTAGCGTTAAAACCCCACCTGGTGGCCGGTGTGCTGGCCGGGGTGGCCGGCAGCCTGGGGGAAGGCGTTCTGGTCATCTCCATCGCGGCCGGTGTGGGCACGCAGCAGCTGGAGGAAGCCCTGGGGCGTCCGCTGCCCGTGGTACGGGCCATGCCCAACACAGCCGCCCTGGTGGGGGCCGCGGCCACAGCCGTCTGCGCCGGCCGGTACGCGCAAGAGCAACACATGGAAATGGCCCGGCAGGTGCTGGCGGCGGTGGGCCCGGTAGTGGAAGTGCCCGAGAACCTGATGCCGGCGGTGACCGCTTTGAGCGGCAGCGGCCCGGCTTATATGTTCCTGATTATCGAAGCGCTGGCCGATGCCGGCGTGGCCCAGGGTCTGCCCCGTCCGGCAGCCCTGCAACTGGCCGCCCAGACCATGCTGGGCGCGGCGCAGCTGGTGCTGAAGACCGGCCAGCACCCGGCGGCTTTGAAAGATCAGGTGACCACACCGGCCGGCACCACCATTGCCGCCCTGCAGGTGCTGGAAGAGGGTGCGCTGCGCGGCGTGCTGGGCCGGGCGGTGGCCGCGGCGGCCCGCCGCTGCCTCGATTTGGAAAAGTAAATCGTTAGCTTGCAGCATAAGCAGGGGTGTGCTAATCCTGAGCGAGCCCGTCTGGAGTACCGGTTGCAGCACCCGGCGAGGGCGCGGTAGCGGGCCGGGAGGCGCGGACAGGACGTCCGCGCCAGCCTTGGCTTTCGACAGGAGGTCGAATCAGGGGCGGCCCGGCCCGCCCGCGACCGAGTTGCTGGTGCTGCCCGGTACGGAGTTCGGGCGAGCGAAGGATGCACACCCGTGATGGAGGGTTGCTTGTTTCGCAATAAAGAACTGAGAATAGAAAGAACGGTGGACAATGGGACTGGACTTTATTGTTAACGTAGCCTTTCAAGTATACGACTGGCTGATCTTCATCCGCATCATCCTGTCCTGGATCAGGCACAATCCCTACCAGCCGGTGATCCGCTTCATCTACGAAGTCACCGAGCCCGTACTGGGCTTTTTCCGGCGCATCATTCCGCCCCTGGGCGTGATTGACATCTCGCCCATTGCCGCGTTTTTCGCCCTGGAACTGCTGCGCCAGCTGGTGGTGGGACTGATCCGCAGCGTGGGACTGTAAAACGGACGTCGGGCGTCAGACTTCGGACTTCAGTAGCACTGGCCGTCGGGTACTGGAGTGGTGGTGCCGGTGCGGAGGGAGAACAATTTCAGGAGGTTGCAGTACATAAAAGTGGAAGAGCAGGAACTATTGAAGCGCGGGCAGGATCTGGCCCGCCAGGTGATAAGCAAAGGGCGCCCGGCCGTGACCGATTTTCTGGATCCGGCCAGTCTGGATATGCTAAAATTAAACCTGGCTCGCCGGGGTGAGGTGGGAATGCGGGCGGACGGCGGTTATGAAGGCGCCGAGCGGCAGCGCCTGGTGCTGTTTCCCCCCGATTGGCCGGAGCAGCAGGCCGACAGCCAGATCGTATGCCTGGAAATCACAGGCAGCTTCGGCGACAAATCACCCTCCCACCGCGATTACCTGGGTGCCCTGCTGGGTTTGGGCATCCGGCGGGAAAAACTGGGCGACATCCTGGTGGAGCGGGAGCGCGCCCTGGTCTTTGCCGACAAAAAAGTGGCCCGCGTCATTTTAGAGCAACTTACCGCCGTGTCCATCTGGCCGGTTACCGTGCGCCAGGTGGAAAAAGAGCAAATTGTCGTGCCGGACAAGTCCTACCGGGAAATCAAGGCCAGTGTGGCCTCGCTGCGCCTGGATGCGGTGGCGGCGGCCGGTTTCGGCCTGTCCCGCAGCAAAATCCTGCCCTTTATTGCTGCCGGCTATGTGCAGCTGAACTGGCGCGAATGTCTGAACCCGGCCGACCGGGTGCAGGCCGGGGATGTCATCTCGTTGCGCGGCCGGGGTAGGATCAAAGTGGTGGACGCGGGTGGCACCTCGCGGCGCGGCCGCACCTTTGTCCTGTTGCACCGGTATGTGTGAGGGGAAAGCCCATGCTATATTTTAAAAGTGACGCCGGGGGAGTTACATTTAAAGTGCGCGTGCAGCCCCGCGCCGCCCGGGATGAACTGGGCGGCCTGTGGGATGACAGCCTGAAAATCCGCCTGTGCGCTCCGCCGGTGGAAGGCGAGGCCAACCGGGCCTGCTGCAAGTTTTTAGCCGGTCTGCTCCGGGTGCCGGTCAGCGCGGTGGAAATATTGAAAGGTCAAACCGGCCGCAGCAAACTGGTGCGGGTGAGGGGCCTTGATGAGCAACAGGTTCGCCAGCGCCTGGGGTTGTGAATAAATGGCCAATTTACCCGTGGAAAATGCCATGCCGCCCGTCAGTTTATCCGGGGCGGGTTTTTCGCTTTTTGTACCTGTTCACCAAATATTACCGCATCCGCATGTTTCCGGCCGGTGCGGCCGGTTGGCATACAACCAATTGTGAACTGGAAGGAGCTAACCCATGGATTATAGCAAAACACTCAATCTGCCCCAGACCGACTTTCCCATGCGGGCCAATTTGCCCCAGCGGGAGCCCGAGATACTCAAATTCTGGGAAGAAATAAACATTTATGAACTGGTGCAGCGTAAAAACAGCGGCCGGCCCAAATTCATCCTGCACGACGGGCCTCCTTACGCCAACGGGCACATCCACCTGGGGCACACTCTGAACAAAGTGCTCAAGGACATGGTGGTGAAATTCCACAGCATGAGCGGTTACAACGCCCCTTATGTACCGGGCTGGGACACCCACGGTTTGCCCATTGAACAGCAGGCCATCAAAGCCCTGGGCATCAGCCGCCATAAAACCGATGTGCTGGAATTCCGCCGCAAGTGTAAAGAATATGCCTTAAAATTTGTCGAAATCCAGAAGGAAGAGTTTAAACGCCTGGGAGTGCGGGGCGATTGGCAGCATCCCTACCTCACCCTGATGCCCCATTTTGAAGCCGCCCAGATCGGTGTTTTCGGCGAGATGGCCCGGCGGGGCTACATTTACAAGGGCTTAAAGCCGGTTTACTGGTGCGCCGGCTGTGAGACCGCCCTGGCCGAGGCCGAGGTGGAATATAACGACAAAAAATCGCCCTCCATATATGTGGCCTTTGCCGTGCAGGACGGCCGGGGCCTTGTGCCCGAGCAGGATACTTATTTTGTCATCTGGACCACCACCCCCTGGACACTGCTGGCCAACCTGGCCATCTGCCTGCACCCGGAACTTACTTATGTGTTGCTGGACGCCGGCACGAAAAAATATGTGGTGGCCAGAGAACTGGCGGGCAGTTTCCAGACCGCTGTGGGTCTGGAAAACGCTGTGCAGGTGCGCGAATTTAAAGGCAGCGAACTGGAGCACATTGTCTGCCGCCATCCCTTTATTGACCGCACCTCGCCTGTAATTCTGGGCGATCATGTTACACTGGAGGCCGGTACCGGTTGTGTGCACACCGCGCCCGGGCACGGGCACGAAGACTTTCTGGTAGGTCAGAAATACGGCCTGCCCGTGCTGTCGCCCGTGGACGGCCGGGGCCGCTTTACGGCCGAGGCGGGTCAGTTTGCCGGCCAACTTTACCACGAGTCCAATGCCGGTATTATCGAAACACTGCGTCAGCGGGATGCGCTATTGGCCGCGGGTCAGATCACGCACAGCTATCCCCACTGCTGGCGTTGCAAACAGCCCGTCTTTTTCCGGGCCACCGAGCAATGGTTCGCTTCGGTGGAGGGGTTCCGCCAGGCCGCCCTGCAGGCCATTGACCGGGTGAAATGGATCCCGGCCTGGGGCCGCGACCGCATTTACAACATGATGGCCGGGCGGGGTGACTGGTGTGTCTCCCGCCAGCGCACCTGGGGCGTGCCCATCCCCATCTTTTACTGCACCGCCTGCGGCAAACCGGTCATTACCGGGCAAACCATCAGCCATTTGCAAAACCTGTTTAAGCAGCACGGCTCCGACATCTGGTTTGCTGCACCGGTGGAAGAGCTCATCCCGCCCGGTCTTACCTGCCCGGACTGCGGGGCGAGCGCCTTCAGCAAGGAGACCGACATCATGGACGTTTGGTTTGACAGCGGCTCCAGCCACCTGGGCGTCCTGCAGCAGCCCGAAATCTGGCCCGAACTGGCCTGGCCGGCCGATCTCTACCTGGAAGGCAGCGACCAGCACCGCGGCTGGTTCAACAGCTCACTTTCCACCGCGGTGGCCGTTACCGGCCAGGCACCCTACCGGGCCGTGCTGACCCACGGCTTTGTGGTGGACGAGCAGGGCCGCAAGATGAGCAAATCGCTGGGTAATGTGGTGGACCCGCTGCAAGTGATCCAGCAAATGGGCGCCGATGTGCTGCGCCTGTGGGTGAGCTCGGCCGACTACCGGGGCGACCTGGCAGTTTCGCCCAATATCTTAAAGCAAATTGCCGAAGCCTACCGCAAGATCCGCAACACCTGCCGCTTCTTGCTGGGCAACCTTTACGACTTCACCCCGGGCCGGGACGATGTCCCCTATGAGCAAATGCTGGAAATTGACCGCTGGGCGCTTTTAAAGACCCACCGGTTGATAGAAAAAGTGCTGCAGGCCTATCGCGATTACGAGTTTCACGTGGTCTACCACGCTGTGCACCACTTCTGCACAGTGGATATGAGCGCCCTTTATCTGGATATAATTAAAGATCGCCTGTACACCACCCGGCCGGACGGTCCGGCCCGGCGCAGCGCCCAGACCGTGCTCTACCACATTCTGGATGTGCTGGTGCGCCTGCTCACTCCGGTGCTGGCCTTCACCAGCGAGGAAATCTGGCGTTATTTGCCCAAAAAAGAGGGGCAGCCCGTCAGTGTACAGTTGCTGGACATGCCCCTGGTGAACGAAGCCTATCTGGATCCCGAACTGGAAGAAAAATGGGAGAAACTGCTGGCTGTGCGCGCCGTGGTCACCCGGGCGCTGGAAAAGGCCCGCCAGGAGAAGCTGATTGGCAATTCCCTGGAGGCGGCCGTGCGCCTGTACGCAGACGGTGAACTGCTGGCTTTCCTGCAGCCGCTGCAGGAGGATCTGCCCACGGTGTTTATTGTTTCCCAGGTGGAACTGGTGGCCGGTCCCGCGCCCGCTGCCGCTTTCACCGCCGAGGAGCAGCCCGGCTTGGCCGTGCTGGTGGAGCGGGCGGCCGGCGAAAAGTGCCAGCGCTGCTGGATGTACCACCCGGCGTTGGGTCGGGACGCGGCGCATCCCGCGCTGTGCCCGCGCTGCGCCGC
The sequence above is a segment of the Desulfurispora thermophila DSM 16022 genome. Coding sequences within it:
- a CDS encoding YggT family protein gives rise to the protein MGLDFIVNVAFQVYDWLIFIRIILSWIRHNPYQPVIRFIYEVTEPVLGFFRRIIPPLGVIDISPIAAFFALELLRQLVVGLIRSVGL
- the ileS gene encoding isoleucine--tRNA ligase gives rise to the protein MDYSKTLNLPQTDFPMRANLPQREPEILKFWEEINIYELVQRKNSGRPKFILHDGPPYANGHIHLGHTLNKVLKDMVVKFHSMSGYNAPYVPGWDTHGLPIEQQAIKALGISRHKTDVLEFRRKCKEYALKFVEIQKEEFKRLGVRGDWQHPYLTLMPHFEAAQIGVFGEMARRGYIYKGLKPVYWCAGCETALAEAEVEYNDKKSPSIYVAFAVQDGRGLVPEQDTYFVIWTTTPWTLLANLAICLHPELTYVLLDAGTKKYVVARELAGSFQTAVGLENAVQVREFKGSELEHIVCRHPFIDRTSPVILGDHVTLEAGTGCVHTAPGHGHEDFLVGQKYGLPVLSPVDGRGRFTAEAGQFAGQLYHESNAGIIETLRQRDALLAAGQITHSYPHCWRCKQPVFFRATEQWFASVEGFRQAALQAIDRVKWIPAWGRDRIYNMMAGRGDWCVSRQRTWGVPIPIFYCTACGKPVITGQTISHLQNLFKQHGSDIWFAAPVEELIPPGLTCPDCGASAFSKETDIMDVWFDSGSSHLGVLQQPEIWPELAWPADLYLEGSDQHRGWFNSSLSTAVAVTGQAPYRAVLTHGFVVDEQGRKMSKSLGNVVDPLQVIQQMGADVLRLWVSSADYRGDLAVSPNILKQIAEAYRKIRNTCRFLLGNLYDFTPGRDDVPYEQMLEIDRWALLKTHRLIEKVLQAYRDYEFHVVYHAVHHFCTVDMSALYLDIIKDRLYTTRPDGPARRSAQTVLYHILDVLVRLLTPVLAFTSEEIWRYLPKKEGQPVSVQLLDMPLVNEAYLDPELEEKWEKLLAVRAVVTRALEKARQEKLIGNSLEAAVRLYADGELLAFLQPLQEDLPTVFIVSQVELVAGPAPAAAFTAEEQPGLAVLVERAAGEKCQRCWMYHPALGRDAAHPALCPRCAAVVNANS
- a CDS encoding DUF167 domain-containing protein, with product MLYFKSDAGGVTFKVRVQPRAARDELGGLWDDSLKIRLCAPPVEGEANRACCKFLAGLLRVPVSAVEILKGQTGRSKLVRVRGLDEQQVRQRLGL
- a CDS encoding RNA-binding protein, with product MQYIKVEEQELLKRGQDLARQVISKGRPAVTDFLDPASLDMLKLNLARRGEVGMRADGGYEGAERQRLVLFPPDWPEQQADSQIVCLEITGSFGDKSPSHRDYLGALLGLGIRREKLGDILVERERALVFADKKVARVILEQLTAVSIWPVTVRQVEKEQIVVPDKSYREIKASVASLRLDAVAAAGFGLSRSKILPFIAAGYVQLNWRECLNPADRVQAGDVISLRGRGRIKVVDAGGTSRRGRTFVLLHRYV
- the proC gene encoding pyrroline-5-carboxylate reductase, with the protein product MTGEYKIGFLGGGAMAGAMLAGLLQNGFAPERLYVTDIDENRRRWLAEQFAVHVLPDNASLAAAVDIMIVALKPHLVAGVLAGVAGSLGEGVLVISIAAGVGTQQLEEALGRPLPVVRAMPNTAALVGAAATAVCAGRYAQEQHMEMARQVLAAVGPVVEVPENLMPAVTALSGSGPAYMFLIIEALADAGVAQGLPRPAALQLAAQTMLGAAQLVLKTGQHPAALKDQVTTPAGTTIAALQVLEEGALRGVLGRAVAAAARRCLDLEK